TAATGACAGCGGCGATGGCCTCCAGCTCCCACAGCAGGCCTGTTGAGGGCGACGCGCTGCCCAGACGCGGAACGTACAGCAGCGTGGCGACACCGACGCACAGCCCGAGCAGCACATACGTGGCGATCTTGACGCCGATCACGTTGATGGCAGCGTACCGGGCCACCTGCTCGTTGCTGCCGATGGCCTGCACGTAGCGCCCGTAGCGCGTGCGGTTCAGAATCACGCCGCCCAGCAGCGCCACCAGTGTGAACACCAGAATCGGCACCGGCACGCCCAGCAGCGACCCGTAGTACACCGGGCCGTAGTGATCGCCGACATCCTGATCGAGTGAGATCGAGCCGCCCTGCGACAGGTACGTCAGCACTGCCCGGAAGATGCCCAGCGTGCCGAGCGTCACGATGAACGGCTCGATTCGGCCGCGCGTGATGATGACCCCGTGAAACAGACCCGCCAGCCCGCCGATCACCAGCGCGCACACCATCCCGACCACGATGGTGCTCCAGCCGTTGCCCAGGTGCGGCACCAACGCGTTCATGATCAGGATCATCGATCCGGCGATGAGCGCTGCCATAGAACCGACCGACAGGTCGATCCCGCCGCTGATGATCACGAAGGTCATGCCCACCGCGATGATGCCGGTGAAGGCGGCGCGCGTCAGGATGTTGGTAAGGTTGCTGAAGCTCAGGAAGTCGCTGTTGAGAAGCGTGGCGACCACCATCAGCGTCAGCAGGCCCAGCAGCGGGCCGAGTGCAGCAACGCGGGCCAGCAGCGAGTGGCGGGCGGGCGGCGTCAGCGGGGTGTCGGACACGCTCATCCGGACGCTCCTGCTGCGCCGGGTCTGACCGACACACCCGCTGGACACTGGGATTTCAGGCCGGTGACGTACAGAATCACTTCCTGCTCGTTCAGCTGTTCGCCGCTGAGATCCCCGACCAGTTGCCCCTCGTGCATGACGAGCAGCCGATGACACAGCCCCAGCAGCTCGTTCAATTCGCTGCTGATGACCACCACGGCCTTGCCCGCCTGCGCCAGCTGGTGAATCAGGTGATAGATTTCGCGTTTCGCGCCCACGTCCACACCACGCGTGGGTTCGTCGAGCACAATCACGCGCGGGTCAGCCTCCAGGATGCGGGCCAGCGCCAGTTTCTGTTGATTGCCGCCCGACAGCGACCCGGCGGTCACGTCCAGCCGCCCGGCCCGGATGTTGGAATCGCGGGCCGCGCGCACCATCGCGCGGTGTTCCGCTGCCGGGTCGAGCAGCGGGTGGGCATACAGGTCGAGGGTCGTCAGCGTCAGGTTCTGCGCCAGCGGAAAATCGACCAGCAGGCCCTTGCCCTTGCGGTCTTCGCTGAGATACGTCAGCCCGACCCGCGCGGCGTCCTGCGGGCTGCGGATCCGCACCGGTCGGCCAGCGACCCGCACGGACGTGACGGTGTGCCGCCGCAGTCCCACCAGGCCCTCGAAGCTCTCGGTGCGGCCCGACCCCACCAGCCCCGCGAAGCCCAACACCTCGCCGCGCCGCACGCCGAACGACACACGCTGCGCCCAGCCGGGAACAGACAACTGTTCGACCTCCAGCAGCAGGTCACTGGCAGGGACTGCCTGCTCGGGGAACATTTCCTCCAGTTCGCGCCCGACCATCAGGGTCGCCATCTGATCCTGCGTCAGATTGGCTGCGTCGTCAGTGGCAATGTAACGCCCGTCGCGCAGCACCGTCACCCGGTCAGCCACGCGTTTCACTT
The Deinococcus ruber DNA segment above includes these coding regions:
- a CDS encoding ABC transporter permease, giving the protein MSVSDTPLTPPARHSLLARVAALGPLLGLLTLMVVATLLNSDFLSFSNLTNILTRAAFTGIIAVGMTFVIISGGIDLSVGSMAALIAGSMILIMNALVPHLGNGWSTIVVGMVCALVIGGLAGLFHGVIITRGRIEPFIVTLGTLGIFRAVLTYLSQGGSISLDQDVGDHYGPVYYGSLLGVPVPILVFTLVALLGGVILNRTRYGRYVQAIGSNEQVARYAAINVIGVKIATYVLLGLCVGVATLLYVPRLGSASPSTGLLWELEAIAAVIIGGTALKGGHGRIWGTVVGAVLLVTIENVLNLTNIISVYLNAAVQGVVIILVAFFQRGNRR
- a CDS encoding sugar ABC transporter ATP-binding protein, producing the protein MTGSSVAEATELIGFQNIYKAFGAVEVLRDLSFGVRHGEIHALLGENGAGKSTLMKILGGYHAPSSGQVLLEGREVHFRSSRDAEQAGIVLIHQEFNLAEDLTVAQNIYLGHEPGGALIDDRAMLRGAREVLARLKVDLDPARRVRDLSVPQKQLVEIAKALSRQAQILIMDEPTATLTLRETDALLDLMGRLKSDGVTILYISHKLGEVKRVADRVTVLRDGRYIATDDAANLTQDQMATLMVGRELEEMFPEQAVPASDLLLEVEQLSVPGWAQRVSFGVRRGEVLGFAGLVGSGRTESFEGLVGLRRHTVTSVRVAGRPVRIRSPQDAARVGLTYLSEDRKGKGLLVDFPLAQNLTLTTLDLYAHPLLDPAAEHRAMVRAARDSNIRAGRLDVTAGSLSGGNQQKLALARILEADPRVIVLDEPTRGVDVGAKREIYHLIHQLAQAGKAVVVISSELNELLGLCHRLLVMHEGQLVGDLSGEQLNEQEVILYVTGLKSQCPAGVSVRPGAAGASG